The Acidobacteriaceae bacterium genome contains the following window.
GGCCGTGCCGGAGAGTAAACATCGTGGAGCCTTCGACGCCGGGAGTCGTTACAAGGTCGATGTGAAAGTGGCTCGGTAGCTGCCGGATTCTTCGCTTCGGTCAGCCCAGATAATCACGCCACTCTTGCGTCGGGCTCTCCGCAACACGACGGATGGCCGCGTTGCGCGCCTGAAGAAATTTTATGAAATATCGGCGCAGAAAAAATTGCTCTGTGAGGATGCCGGCTACACCAAAAGGGGCAGAGAACCAAAGGCGATCCCGCATCAGAGTCTGGCTCTTTTCGATGGGCTCATAGAAATGCTCGTGCTCGAAAGAACGGAAGTGGCCTGCGACCATGACATCGCGGAAATAGTTCGGCGGATCATAGCGATCGATGAGTGAGGTGTGCGTAAGCATCAGCCCGAAGTGGCGGCCGCGCCAGGTCACGGTCTGGTCCGGGCCGATGATGCCGTGTGTCACACCAGCGATGGCGCGCTCGCGCGTGGGCGCGGTGCTGGCCATGTGCAGCTCGATGCTGAGGGACAAAAGAAAGCAGCGCTCAAGCGGCGCTGCGATCTTTGTTTCGAGCTCGATGAGCTGCACTGGTTTTCTATAGCTCCATCGAGTGCTCAGCGACGAGCTGCTTCGCGTGTGCGAGGAAGGCGTCGATGGTTTGTGAGCCTTGGTCGCCTTTGCCACGGACGCGCACGCTGACTGAGTCCGTCGCCGATTCCTTGTCGCCGACGACGAGGATGAACGGAACCTTTTGCAGGCCGAAATCGCGGATCTTCGCGTTCATCTTCTGGTTGGAGAGGTCGAGCTCGACGCGAAGGCCGGCGGCTTCAAGGCGGTTCTTTACGCTCTGCGCGTAGTCGGCGTGCTTTTCACTGATGGGCACGAGGCCGACCTGCACGGGAGCGAGCCAGAACGGGAAGGCGCCTGCGTAGTGCTCGATGAGCACGCCGAAGAAGCGCTCGACAGAGCCGAAGAGAGCGCGGTGGACCATGACGGGGCGGTGGCGCTCGCCGTCTTCGCCGATGTATTCGAGTTGGAAGCGCTCGGGAAGGTTCCAATCGAACTGGACGGTGGAGAGCTGCCAAAGGCGGCCCAGGACGTCGACGAGTTTGATATCGATCTTGGGGCCGTAGAAGGCTGCCTCTCCGGGGATGGTCTTGTAGGAGATGTTTTTGCGTTCGAGCACGCGGGTGAGCGAGCCATTCGCGCGGTTCCACTGCTCGGCGCCGCCAATGAACTTGGGATCTTTGGGGTCCCACGTGGAGAGCTCGACCTTGAATTCAGAGAAGCCGAAGGTCTTGAGGACAGACTCTGCGAAATCGACGCAGGCTTCCATCTCGTCTTCAATCTGCTCCGGTGTGCAGAAGATGTGGGCGTCGTCCTGGGTGAAGCCGCGAACGCGCAGAAGCCCATGCATCGTGCCGCTGCGCTCATAGCGGTACACATTGCCGAGCTCGGCATAACGCTGCGGAAGGTCGCGGTAGGACTTCGGCGAATTCTTGTAGATGAGGATGTGGCCGGGACAGTTCATGGGCTTGATGCGGTACTCAGCATCGTCGAGCTCCATCGGCGGGTACATGTTTTCGGCGTAATTCTCTTCATGGCCGGAGATCTTCCAGAGCTCGCGGCGCATGATGTGCGGCGTGAAGACCATCTGATACCCGCGGCGGATGCATTCGGCGCGCATCCAGTCTTCCATCGTCTTGCGGATGAGGCCGCCCTTCGGGTGCCAGAAGATGAGGCCCGCGCCGGCGACCTCCTGGATGGAGAAGAGATCAAGCTGTTTGCCGAGCACGCGGTGATCGCGCGCCTTGATCTCCTCGAGGTACTTGAAGTGGGCGTCGAGGTCCTTCTGCGAGAAGAATGCCGTGCCGTAGATGCGCTGCAGCTGCTGGTTGTCCTCTTTGCCGAGCCAGTACGCGCCCGCAATCGACGTGACTTTGAACGCCTTCACCCGGCCGGTGGAGGGCACGTGCGGGCCGCGGCAGAAGTCCGTGAAGTTACCGTTCTTGTAGAGCGAAATCGTGTCGCCGGGTTTGGTAAAGCGTTCGATGAAGTGGACCTTCATGAACTCGCCGGACTTTTCGTAATCAGCAAGGCCCTGCTCGCGCGGCTCTTCGACGCGCTGGAACTTCTCGTCGCGCGCGACCACGTCATGCATCCGCTGCTCGATCGCGGCGAGGTCGGCTTCGGTGAACGGCGTCTCGCGGTAGACGTCATAGAAATAGCCGTTGTCGGTAGCGGGACCGTGGCCGAGCTTGGTCTCCGGGAAGAGCTCGAGGATCGCCGTCGCCATGACGTGCGCGGCCGAATGGCGCACGACACGCAGCGCTGCCGGATCATTCTCTTTCAGCAGCTCGAGCGCAACATCCTCGTTGAGGGGAGCGGAGAGGTCGACGATTCGTTCGCCCTGCTCGGCCTGGCCGGAGTACATCGCTTCTTCGCTCTGTTCAGCTTTAGCTTCAGCATCGGCGCTTTCGGTAGAGGCGGTGTTCAGCGGGCGCACACGCGCGACAACCACGGCGGCGGCGAGGCGCGGCGAGATGCTGTTTGCGATGTCGAGCGGCGTCGTTCCGCGCGGAACCTCGCGCGCGGAGCCGTCAGGAAGCTGAATCTTGATCTGTGAGTTCACTCCACCAGCATAGCAACCGGAGCCGCATACGGTACGAGCGTCACGGTACAGCCGTCACGGTACAAACCCGCCATTACAAAAGGCCTTATTTCAGCGGAAAGTTGTACCACTTACAGCCGAGGCGGCATTAGTCTTCGGCGCGCCCTGCCGTAGATTCCATCCAGCGGTTTTGGGTTCCTACCCACGGGGTGTAAAACGACGATGCAGATCCTGTGTAAGGCTTCCGAAGGCGATTGCGACGTAAGCTGTCCTGTCTGCGGACAGGGCTTTCAAATTTACTGGACGCGATCGTTCTCCGGCGAGCGCTCAACGCGTGTCGAGATTCAACAGGCGCTTCTCAACCAGCACGGACACAACCGCGAGCTGCCCGCACACCCGGGCGTGGAGTTCTCGGTCTCGGTAGCGACGCTGCCGGGTTACTTCGAAACGATGGGCGCCTACGCCTGACGTGATCCTTACAAACATCGCTCAAGCCGAAACAGCCTCGGTGCGGAGAAATCACCACACCAGAGGCTGTTCCGTCAGCCGCATTCACACGTGGGGGCCCGGCCGGGCAGGGGCGAGCATGCCCGGGGTTCAGGCTCGTGCTGCCGGCACGAACCCGTCACAGCCGGAGATGGGAGACACCTTCAGGTGAAGAGAGGCATGGCGCGGATGACCGCACTCATCCAGCATGGTCTCACTGGCCTGCTTGCTGCTGAGGATGGACACCAGCGCAGGTGTCTGTTGGTGGTTCTCTCCGAAGTGACCGCAGAGCCCGCATTGTCCGTTATGAAGCGACTCCATCTGTCACCTCCATTTGCTGATGACAAATTGGAGCGGGCAAAATGCGGCAGAGTTGCTTAGCCCAGCCGCCGAACGTTGAGTTGCTTTCACCGACAACGAACGACTCCCAGTGACAATTTCCTCTGGTATCCTCCGGTGAATCTTCCGGAGGTGTTTCGTGCGTTTGATTTCAACGTGTTCGGCTGCATTCGCCGCGGTTTTGGCGACTGCGTTGTGCTGCGGAGCGGCCACCGCGCAGACGGCAGCTCCCCCGCCCCCGCCCAAGCCACTGCCGAGCTCCATCGCGTCGCACCCGGACTGGCCGAAGGCAAAGAAGGACGATGTCGCCAGCGTCGACAGCCTGATGGCAGCGCTCTACGACGTAATCAGCGGGCCGGCCGGCAAGCCGCGCGACTGGGACCGCTTCCGCTCACTGTTTCTTCCGGACGGAAGGCTCGGCGTCATCCGCCACGCGCAACCGGCAGCCGATGGAAAGCCCGAGCGGCCGGACGACGTCGTGTTCCTCACCCCGCAGGATTACATCGACCGCGATGCTCCGTTCTTCCAGAGCAATGGATTCTTCGAGCGTGGCATCGCGAACAGGGTCGAGGAGTTCGGCAACCTGATCAGCGTGTGGAGCACGTATGAGAGCCGCCACTCCGCCGACGACCCCAAGCCGTTCGTGCGCGGCATCAACTCGCTGCAGATCGTGAAGGCGCGGGGACGCTTCTGGGTCGCGAGCATCATCTGGGACGATGAGCGCTCGGGCGTGACGCTGCCGGAGAAGTATTTGAAGTAATGCAGTGAATAGTGAGTAGTGAATAGTGAATAAAGCAGAGGCAAAGGCCACCGAATCTGGTGGCCTTGTCTTTGTTGTTGTCTTATTCACTATTCACTACTCACTACTCACTCGTCGCTTACGGCTTGGTCGCCAATATCAGCGGCGAGGGCCCCGGAGAATCGAGCGTGCGTGGATTCGCGAAGCCCGCCTCTTTGAGCCAGCCGGAGATCTCATCGAAGCTCCAGGTGTCGCCGTTGTCCGTGTTCACGACCATGTTGACGGCGAAGATGAGGCTCATCGCCGGCCCGGTGCGTTCGGCGTTGACGAGAAACTCCTGGATCGCGATCGTGCCGCCAGGAGCGAGCGCGTCAAAGCATTTGCGCAGCAGCGTCTTCGAGCGCTCCTCGCCCTCGCTGTGCAGGATGTGGCCGATAGTGATGACGTTGTAATCCTTGCCAAAATCAACCTTGCCGAGGTCGCCGGGAACCAGCGTGTAGCGGTCTCCCACGCCGAAACGGTCGGCCGTCTTTTTCGTAATCGGAAGCACGCCCGGCCAGTCGACCGCCGTGACCTGCACGCGCGGCGAGCTCTGCGCGAGCGCGATGCTCCACACGCCGGAACCGGCGCCGAGATCGAGCACACGCACCGGAGGACCAGACTCGCCGAGCGCTAGATGTGCACCGAGAGCCTTGGCCGGGGCGTAGCTCATCGCGAAGATATTGCTGACGAGTTCCTGGAAAAACGCCTCGCCTCCGTCCGCCTGATTGACGGTGCTCGCGGGCTTGCCCGTCGCAACCACGTCGCTCAAATGCAGCCAGTTCGGGATGAGCTGCTGTGACGTGTGCGCCGCCATTCCGCCCATGAACGAGGGCTTGGTCGAGACCAGAAATGCCGCGCTTTCCGGAGTCAGCTCATACTTGCTGCCGCCGTTTTTCTTCAGCAGGTCGAGCCCGACGAGCGCGTTCATGATGGCGCGTACACCGCGCTCCGACGCGCCCGTCGCAGACGTGACTTCATCAACTGTCTTCGGCCCGGCGTCGAGTGTGTCGAAAACCTTGTTGCGGATCGCGGCTTCAAGAATCAGGGTCGGGGCGTAGCCCCACGCCATCTGCATAATGCGTTCAGGCGTGACTTGTTTCTGCTGTTCCATGATGGAA
Protein-coding sequences here:
- a CDS encoding SRPBCC family protein codes for the protein MQLIELETKIAAPLERCFLLSLSIELHMASTAPTRERAIAGVTHGIIGPDQTVTWRGRHFGLMLTHTSLIDRYDPPNYFRDVMVAGHFRSFEHEHFYEPIEKSQTLMRDRLWFSAPFGVAGILTEQFFLRRYFIKFLQARNAAIRRVAESPTQEWRDYLG
- the thrS gene encoding threonine--tRNA ligase; the encoded protein is MNSQIKIQLPDGSAREVPRGTTPLDIANSISPRLAAAVVVARVRPLNTASTESADAEAKAEQSEEAMYSGQAEQGERIVDLSAPLNEDVALELLKENDPAALRVVRHSAAHVMATAILELFPETKLGHGPATDNGYFYDVYRETPFTEADLAAIEQRMHDVVARDEKFQRVEEPREQGLADYEKSGEFMKVHFIERFTKPGDTISLYKNGNFTDFCRGPHVPSTGRVKAFKVTSIAGAYWLGKEDNQQLQRIYGTAFFSQKDLDAHFKYLEEIKARDHRVLGKQLDLFSIQEVAGAGLIFWHPKGGLIRKTMEDWMRAECIRRGYQMVFTPHIMRRELWKISGHEENYAENMYPPMELDDAEYRIKPMNCPGHILIYKNSPKSYRDLPQRYAELGNVYRYERSGTMHGLLRVRGFTQDDAHIFCTPEQIEDEMEACVDFAESVLKTFGFSEFKVELSTWDPKDPKFIGGAEQWNRANGSLTRVLERKNISYKTIPGEAAFYGPKIDIKLVDVLGRLWQLSTVQFDWNLPERFQLEYIGEDGERHRPVMVHRALFGSVERFFGVLIEHYAGAFPFWLAPVQVGLVPISEKHADYAQSVKNRLEAAGLRVELDLSNQKMNAKIRDFGLQKVPFILVVGDKESATDSVSVRVRGKGDQGSQTIDAFLAHAKQLVAEHSMEL
- a CDS encoding class I SAM-dependent methyltransferase, whose translation is MEQQKQVTPERIMQMAWGYAPTLILEAAIRNKVFDTLDAGPKTVDEVTSATGASERGVRAIMNALVGLDLLKKNGGSKYELTPESAAFLVSTKPSFMGGMAAHTSQQLIPNWLHLSDVVATGKPASTVNQADGGEAFFQELVSNIFAMSYAPAKALGAHLALGESGPPVRVLDLGAGSGVWSIALAQSSPRVQVTAVDWPGVLPITKKTADRFGVGDRYTLVPGDLGKVDFGKDYNVITIGHILHSEGEERSKTLLRKCFDALAPGGTIAIQEFLVNAERTGPAMSLIFAVNMVVNTDNGDTWSFDEISGWLKEAGFANPRTLDSPGPSPLILATKP